In the Klebsiella aerogenes KCTC 2190 genome, one interval contains:
- a CDS encoding TerC family protein translates to MNSVGTPLLWGGFAVVVVIMLAIDLLLQGRRGAHTMTMKQAAGWSILWVTLSLLFNAAFWWYLVQTQGRAVADPQALAFLTGYLIEKSLAVDNVFVWLMLFGYFAVPPALQRRVLVYGVLGAIVLRTIMIFTGSWLISQFEWLLYVFGAFLLFTGVKMALAKEDDSGIGDKPLVRWIRGHLRMTDKIESERFFTRKNGVLFATPLLLVLILVELSDVIFAVDSIPAIFAVTTDPFIVLTSNLFAILGLRAMYFLLAGVAERFSMLKYGLSVILVFIGIKMLIVDFYHIPIAVSLGVVGGILAATLLINAWVNKQNDKKKQLQ, encoded by the coding sequence ATGAATAGTGTCGGCACGCCGTTGTTATGGGGCGGATTCGCTGTAGTCGTGGTCATCATGCTGGCGATCGATTTACTGCTTCAGGGAAGGCGCGGTGCGCATACCATGACCATGAAGCAGGCCGCCGGTTGGTCCATCCTGTGGGTCACCCTCTCCCTGCTGTTTAACGCCGCTTTCTGGTGGTATTTGGTGCAAACGCAGGGCCGCGCCGTCGCCGATCCGCAGGCGTTAGCCTTCCTCACCGGTTATCTGATCGAAAAATCACTGGCGGTCGATAACGTCTTCGTCTGGCTAATGCTCTTTGGCTACTTTGCCGTGCCGCCAGCGCTACAGCGCCGGGTACTGGTGTATGGCGTCCTCGGGGCGATTGTCCTGCGTACCATTATGATCTTCACCGGCAGCTGGCTGATTTCGCAGTTCGAATGGCTACTGTACGTGTTCGGCGCGTTCCTGCTGTTTACCGGGGTGAAAATGGCGCTGGCGAAAGAAGATGATTCCGGGATCGGCGATAAGCCGCTGGTGCGTTGGATCCGCGGCCATCTACGGATGACGGATAAAATCGAGAGCGAGCGCTTCTTCACCCGTAAAAATGGCGTACTGTTCGCCACGCCGCTGCTGCTGGTGCTGATCCTGGTTGAGCTGAGCGACGTGATTTTCGCCGTTGATAGCATCCCGGCGATTTTCGCGGTGACCACCGACCCGTTTATCGTGCTGACCTCTAACCTGTTTGCGATTCTCGGCCTGCGTGCGATGTATTTCCTGTTGGCGGGCGTCGCCGAACGCTTCTCGATGCTGAAATATGGTCTGTCGGTGATCCTGGTGTTTATCGGTATCAAGATGCTAATCGTCGATTTCTACCACATTCCGATCGCCGTTTCCCTCGGCGTGGTGGGCGGTATCCTGGCGGCGACGCTGCTGATTAACGCCTGGGTGAACAAACAGAACGATAAGAAGAAACAGCTGCAATAA